The Chryseobacterium indicum genome includes a window with the following:
- a CDS encoding RagB/SusD family nutrient uptake outer membrane protein codes for MKISKIYFLFLIVFGFTSLKAQTQQEYALNLIGACYQQSKTFETHSFSWIGLTSIVSDEADKGSSSGDNPYNLDLLDNLTFNSNMAPLINVWNGQYQGVYNCNRALYYLSYMNNNATYGNRLKGEAYFLRAYYYFNLVRLFGDVPIPYFSPDDTYDAQVSKYIRKTKAQVYAQIENDLTQAISFLPLKDTYGASDKWRASKGAALALMAKVKLYQGQWSSVINYADQITGYSLSSNYQDNFKVSGENNIESIFEIQGTYDVNNNYNGIQGYSTVQGGRGSEGWGWGFNTPSATLQNTYENGDTRKNATIITLGTTLWDGRYVPTNLTNSRYNYKAYPGAHADAWETDVNIKVLRYAEVLLMKAEALNETSQSISALALVNQVRNRAGLTSLSVSGYTAVRDAIRKERKLELAMEHDRWFDIIRTGQAVSVMASDGKTFQSYYNVFPIPQQIITNSGGLTTQNPGY; via the coding sequence ATGAAAATTTCTAAAATATATTTTCTTTTTTTAATCGTCTTCGGATTTACCAGTTTGAAAGCTCAGACTCAACAGGAGTATGCTCTTAATCTTATTGGAGCTTGTTATCAGCAATCTAAAACTTTTGAGACACATTCTTTTTCGTGGATTGGTCTTACCAGTATAGTTTCAGATGAGGCAGATAAAGGCAGTTCGTCTGGTGATAATCCCTATAATTTAGATTTACTTGATAATCTGACGTTTAATTCTAATATGGCTCCTTTAATTAATGTTTGGAATGGGCAATATCAGGGAGTCTATAATTGCAATCGTGCTTTGTACTATCTTTCCTATATGAATAATAATGCAACTTATGGAAATCGTCTTAAAGGGGAAGCTTATTTCTTAAGAGCTTATTATTATTTTAATTTAGTTCGTTTATTTGGTGATGTTCCAATCCCTTATTTTTCTCCTGATGATACCTATGATGCACAAGTTTCAAAGTATATCAGAAAAACAAAAGCACAGGTATATGCGCAAATAGAAAATGATCTCACTCAGGCTATTTCTTTTTTACCATTAAAAGATACCTATGGGGCATCAGATAAATGGAGAGCCTCAAAAGGAGCGGCTTTAGCTCTGATGGCAAAAGTAAAACTTTATCAGGGGCAGTGGAGTAGCGTAATTAACTATGCAGACCAGATTACTGGGTATTCTTTAAGTTCAAATTATCAGGATAACTTTAAGGTAAGTGGAGAGAATAATATAGAATCCATTTTTGAAATTCAGGGGACCTATGATGTTAACAATAACTATAATGGAATTCAAGGCTATAGTACAGTACAAGGTGGAAGAGGTTCCGAAGGTTGGGGCTGGGGCTTTAATACACCTTCTGCAACATTACAAAATACGTATGAAAACGGAGATACAAGAAAAAATGCAACCATTATTACTTTAGGGACTACACTTTGGGATGGTAGATACGTGCCAACAAATCTTACAAATTCTAGATATAATTACAAAGCTTATCCTGGTGCACATGCTGATGCTTGGGAAACTGATGTCAATATTAAAGTTCTTCGTTATGCTGAAGTTTTATTGATGAAAGCGGAAGCTTTAAATGAAACTTCGCAATCCATATCAGCTTTAGCACTAGTAAATCAAGTAAGAAACAGAGCGGGCCTTACCTCTCTTTCAGTTTCTGGTTACACCGCGGTAAGAGATGCTATCAGAAAAGAGCGAAAGCTAGAATTAGCAATGGAACATGATAGATGGTTTGATATTATTCGTACTGGTCAAGCTGTTTCTGTAATGGCATCAGACGGAAAAACTTTTCAAAGCTATTACAATGTATTTCCAATTCCGCAACAGATCATTACTAATAGTGGTGGTTTAACTACACAAAACCCAGGATATTAA